AATAAGGATTATCTGTTAATTCCTTGCTGTTTTTTAAGCCGTTGAGAATCCAGATTAAAGAAGAATCGGGTTTTTTTCTTTCTATAGGTAAATAATTTTTTTTTAGAATATTTAAAAAGGATTTATTTTTTTTAAGTATAAAATTTGGTTGCATTGAAACAACTTGAGTAATCATTGCATAGGGACCAAAACTATCGTATTCCAAAATCTCCTTTGTTTTTCCATTGGTTATTTTCACATAAGTTCCTCCAAAGGAAGAACCTCCATCATAGTGAGAATATAACGTGTCGAGAACTCCATCAAGGTTATAATCTTTACTATAATTTCGCACATTAAATTGTGAAAAACCTTGAAATGAAAGAAAGTAAACGATTAATAAAAGTATATACTTCATAAAAGGTTCTTGTTTCAGTTGTATTTTTTCTATAAAGAAATCTAAGATAGTAAACTCATAATAGATTTAATTTGTAATTCTCTTATTCCTTTTGCACTGCAATTGCATCGTAAATGTTTTACATTTGCATTGTGAAAATAATCTTAAGCATATTATCTATTTATTTGTTGGCACTTAACTTTGTGCCTTGTGCAGATACGATACAAGAAAATAGCGAGACGCAGGCTTCATTTTCACAAGTGGCAGATGCAGATCATGACCATTCTTCTCAAGATCTTTGTTCTCCATTTTGTCATTGTCATTGTTGCCATGTTCATAGTATTAATTTTGAATTAATTGTTTTTGAACCTTTTAATGGATTTATTTCTAATGAAATCCTAGGCAATTTTAAGAAGCAAGGTAAAGATATTCAGATTTCCTTATTTCAACCTCCACAAGCATAATTCAGTTTTTGTTGGGATACATACGTCCTAACCCTAAAGCATACTCTTTGCTTTAGTTTTTACTTTTTCACGAAAGCATCACTTTTTTTAACTGAATTAATACCCTTTCTATGATTAATAAAATCATTGATTTTTCAATCAATAATAAATTTATTATTGGGTTGTTTACGCTTACACTTATAGGATTAGGTGTGTGGAGTATGACCCAAGTTCCTATAGATGCTGTGCCAGATATCACGAATAATCAGGTACAAATAATCACCCAGTCACCCAATTTAGGGACAGAAGATATTGAACAATTTGTTACGTATCCAGTAGAAATTGCCATGAGTAATTTACCCAATGTGCAGGAAATAAGATCTGTTTCTAGATTTGGACTTTCTGTAGTCACTATTGTTTTTGATGATAAAATAGGGACCTATTTACCACGTCAATTAGTCGCAGAAAAACTTCCAGAGGTACAAGATCAAATTCCAGCAGGTTTTGGAGAACCCACAATGGGTCCAATAGCTACCGGATTAGGTGAAATTTATCAGTATACCTTAGAAGTTGATGAGGAAATGAAAAAAACCTATACTACTACAGATTTGCGTACCATTCAAGATTGGATTGTACGCAGGCAAATGTCTATGGTTTCAGGAGTTGTAGAAGTAAATGCATTTGGTGGAAATCAAAAACAGTATGAAGTAGCTGTTAACCCTAATGAACTTAGCGCCATAGGGATTACAATTTTAGAAATTTTTTCGGCGCTTGAAAATAATAATCAAAATACTGGAGGTGCGTATATTGAACGCAACCATCAAGCAAATTTCATTCGAGGTGAAGGACTTGCAAGAACTACAACGGATATTGAAAACATCGTAGTAAAAACAGTAAATAATATTCCTATAAAAATTAAAGATGTAGGAACAGTAAGTACGGGCAGTGCTGTGCGTTATGGAGCATTAACCAAAGATGGTAAAGGCGAAGCTGTAGGCGGAATGATTTTGATGCTAAAAGGAGCAAACTCAAATGAGGTTATTAAAAATGTAATAGACCGGATAGCTCAAATTCAAAAATCCTTACCCCAAGGAGTACACATCGTGCCCTTTTTAGATCGTAGTGAACTAATATCTAAAACTACCGGTACTGTAAAGGGAAATTTATTAGAAGGAGGATTAATCGTAGTCTTTGTTTTAGTCTTATTATTAGGTAATTGGCGCGGGGGCTTAATTGTAGCCTCTACAATTCCATTATCGCTTTTGTTTGCTTTTATATTAATGAATGTTTTTGATGTATGGGCAAACCTGATGAGTTTGGGTGCTATTGATTTTGGTATTATTGTAGATGGTGCTGTAATTATCGTAGAAGCTACCGTATTTCTAATGTATTCTCACAGTACTAAAAAGAAAATAACAGATACTGGTTCTGAATCTAATGCTAACACAAACAAACAAGCCTTGAAGGATGAAATAGCAGCAAAATCTTCTAAAAAGATGATGAATGCCGCTTTTTTTGGACAACTAATCATATTAATCGTTTTTTTGCCCATACTCGCATTAGAAGGGGTAGAAGGGA
This genomic stretch from Cellulophaga algicola DSM 14237 harbors:
- a CDS encoding DUF6660 family protein, with protein sequence MKIILSILSIYLLALNFVPCADTIQENSETQASFSQVADADHDHSSQDLCSPFCHCHCCHVHSINFELIVFEPFNGFISNEILGNFKKQGKDIQISLFQPPQA